Proteins from a genomic interval of Diospyros lotus cultivar Yz01 chromosome 6, ASM1463336v1, whole genome shotgun sequence:
- the LOC127804710 gene encoding protein NOI4, whose translation MAAQNKGRPLPKFGEWDVNNPASADGFTVIFSKARDEKKTTGTAAHAAPLSQRNDISARQDQNFQQPPPEKKWFCCF comes from the exons ATGGCGGCG CAAAATAAAGGTAGGCCGTTGCCAAAGTTCGGCGAGTGGGATGTAAACAATCCAGCCTCGGCCGACGGTTTCACggtcatattttccaaggctaGAGATGAGAAGAAAACCACGGGAACTGCCGCCCATGCCGCACCGCTATCACAGAGGAACGATATTTCGGCCAGACAAGACCAAAATTTTCAGCAACCCCCACCG GAGAAGAAGTGGTTTTGTTGTTTCTGA